The nucleotide window GCCGACGAGGAGCAGGTGAAGGCGCTCATCGATCTCGCGATCGAGCGATACGGCAAGATCGATGGCCTCTTCAACGTCGCCGCGAACGTCGACCCGTCGCAGGTCGAGCAGGACACCAATGTGGTCGACATCGACCTCGGAGTCTGGCAGCGAATGATCGATGTCAATCTCACCGGGTACCTCCTGACGGCGCGGTACGCGATCCCACACCTCGTCGAGGCCGGTGGCGGATCGATCGTCAACACGTCCTCCGAGGCGGTCTA belongs to Rathayibacter caricis DSM 15933 and includes:
- a CDS encoding SDR family NAD(P)-dependent oxidoreductase translates to MEGLRDKVIVFAGAGGIATAAAAILGAGGARLVVGDVSPASAERTVQAAAEGGGEGVATTLDIADEEQVKALIDLAIERYGKIDGLFNVAANVDPSQVEQDTNVVDIDLGVWQRMIDVNLTGYLLTARYAIPHLVEAGGGSIVNTSSEAV